A genomic stretch from Carbonactinospora thermoautotrophica includes:
- a CDS encoding DMT family transporter encodes MALHSSAAPEPTGSESAPARAADQERPPAGGSASGALLVAAAAILWGTTGTSQALAPPGASSLAVGTARIAIGGLALLAYAAWRSGPKALRALFGRWPLALAGIAGVTGYQLLFFSAVRTTGVALGTLVTLGSSPILVGLLGYALRERLTAAWGGATAIIVTGLALLLLPATAQVRWDGVLTALGAAASYAVYTVVSRALLMRGLSGDAIIGVLFGGAVVPLGIAASGADFGWLAHPSGLAVAAWLGLAATAFPYWLWIKGLSRVPVSVAGTMALAEPVTATLLGVLLLGESLTVVAAAGVCLVVLGLLAMGRVSG; translated from the coding sequence GTGGCTCTACACAGTTCCGCGGCGCCCGAACCGACAGGGTCCGAATCCGCTCCAGCCAGGGCCGCTGACCAGGAGCGGCCGCCGGCCGGCGGTAGCGCGTCCGGCGCCCTGCTGGTCGCCGCCGCCGCCATACTGTGGGGCACCACCGGCACGTCCCAGGCGCTGGCCCCGCCCGGCGCCTCCAGCCTCGCCGTCGGCACGGCCCGGATCGCGATCGGTGGACTGGCCCTGCTCGCGTACGCCGCCTGGCGCAGCGGACCGAAGGCGTTGCGGGCGCTGTTCGGCCGCTGGCCGCTCGCCCTGGCCGGGATCGCCGGCGTCACCGGGTACCAACTCCTGTTCTTCTCCGCGGTGCGCACCACGGGCGTGGCGCTCGGCACCCTGGTCACCCTCGGCTCGTCGCCCATCCTGGTCGGACTGCTCGGCTACGCGCTGCGGGAACGCCTGACCGCCGCTTGGGGCGGGGCGACGGCGATCATCGTGACCGGCCTGGCCTTGTTGTTGCTGCCGGCCACCGCGCAGGTGCGTTGGGATGGTGTGCTGACGGCCCTCGGCGCGGCCGCCTCCTACGCGGTGTACACGGTCGTGAGCCGCGCCCTGCTCATGCGCGGGCTGTCGGGCGACGCCATCATCGGCGTCCTGTTCGGCGGGGCGGTCGTGCCGCTCGGCATCGCCGCGTCCGGCGCCGACTTCGGCTGGCTCGCCCACCCGAGCGGCCTGGCCGTCGCGGCGTGGCTCGGGCTGGCCGCCACCGCCTTCCCGTACTGGCTGTGGATCAAGGGCCTGTCCAGGGTCCCGGTCTCGGTCGCCGGCACGATGGCGCTCGCCGAGCCGGTGACCGCCACCCTGCTCGGTGTCCTGCTGCTCGGCGAATCCCTCACGGTCGTCGCCGCCGCCGGGGTCTGCCTGGTCGTGCTCGGCCTGCTGGCCATGGGCCGGGTCTCCGGATAG
- a CDS encoding aldehyde dehydrogenase family protein: MTDVEQVVASCGAAAKAAAPSLAQAGNAAIDRALRGIADRLIAAMPQVLEANREDVAAGEASGLGQGMLDRLRLDEERVKGIAHQITTLADVPFPPSSVVLRTLPGGLRLEERRKPVGVIGANFEARPNVTVDIASQLLKSRNAGVLRTGSAALRSSIAIFDAAIAPALADAGLDPAALQLVRTPEREAAVALVRQPSLIPLVIIRGSGETTRFLSREAAQHGVRTLAHADGGGVLYVDRAADEAEALRLITASLDRLGVCNRLNLLLICADVWDELLPKVLDTLKQLGVEASLPPHPHPRGHEWALDTGHEATVTIDRVSGPLEAARVANEETSRLAAGIVTADAAAAREFLDAYTGTGAFWNATTRLLDGFKLLQIPETGINVDHVPGPRGPVTFQDLCLRQYVVVPESAG; the protein is encoded by the coding sequence ATGACCGACGTCGAGCAGGTGGTGGCTTCCTGCGGAGCCGCCGCGAAGGCTGCCGCGCCGAGCCTGGCACAGGCCGGCAACGCCGCGATCGACCGCGCCCTGCGCGGCATCGCCGACCGTCTGATCGCCGCCATGCCCCAGGTGCTGGAGGCGAACCGGGAGGACGTGGCCGCCGGCGAGGCCAGCGGCCTGGGCCAGGGGATGCTTGACCGGCTCCGGCTGGACGAGGAACGGGTCAAGGGCATCGCCCACCAGATCACCACGCTGGCGGACGTGCCGTTCCCGCCGTCGTCGGTCGTGCTGCGCACGTTGCCCGGCGGGCTGCGGCTGGAGGAGCGCCGCAAGCCGGTCGGCGTCATCGGCGCGAACTTCGAGGCGCGTCCCAACGTGACCGTCGACATCGCCTCCCAACTGCTCAAGTCCCGCAACGCCGGCGTGCTGCGCACCGGCTCGGCGGCGCTGCGCTCGTCCATCGCCATCTTCGACGCGGCCATCGCCCCCGCGCTGGCCGACGCGGGGCTGGACCCGGCCGCCCTTCAACTGGTCCGCACCCCGGAGCGGGAGGCCGCGGTCGCGCTGGTCCGCCAGCCGAGCCTCATCCCGCTGGTGATCATCCGGGGCAGCGGCGAGACCACGCGGTTCCTCAGCCGGGAGGCCGCCCAGCACGGCGTCCGCACGCTGGCCCACGCCGACGGCGGAGGCGTGCTGTATGTGGACCGCGCCGCGGACGAGGCCGAGGCGCTGCGCCTGATCACCGCCAGCCTGGACCGGCTGGGCGTCTGCAACCGGCTCAACCTGCTGCTGATCTGCGCCGATGTGTGGGACGAGCTGCTGCCCAAGGTGCTCGACACTCTCAAGCAGCTCGGCGTCGAGGCGTCCCTGCCGCCGCACCCGCACCCACGCGGCCATGAGTGGGCGCTGGACACCGGCCACGAGGCCACGGTCACGATCGACCGGGTGTCCGGTCCGCTGGAAGCCGCCCGGGTCGCCAACGAGGAGACCTCCCGGCTGGCCGCCGGCATCGTGACGGCCGATGCCGCCGCCGCGCGGGAGTTCCTCGACGCGTACACGGGCACCGGCGCGTTCTGGAACGCGACCACGCGCCTGCTGGACGGGTTCAAGCTGCTCCAGATCCCGGAGACCGGGATCAACGTCGACCATGTGCCCGGCCCGCGCGGCCCGGTGACGTTCCAGGACCTGTGCCTGCGGCAGTACGTGGTCGTGCCCGAGTCCGCCGGTTGA
- a CDS encoding helix-turn-helix transcriptional regulator produces MTAWTGLRRWREERNLTQERLAALIRERATELGVNLGCDFKRVGKWERGEVAWPSAEYRRVLESVTGLTCEELGFRPPWRETGQDTGRETWPRAAAEWGQGDTKGSFTPLALLHAHSPTVTESCGQDEEDPVERRTLLAGVAGLALTGVTVDPAAATAPRTVTTADVAVIRDMLRAIKGSDHQLGGGYARETAVHYLNQVIIPRLHARADEEVRRELFSAATEFAACVAWMHQDVGRHHEARQLFGQAFSWAQETGDHVLAAWVLSLRGLQEVWIGDAEQALGFTSGAVGLSYRATPIARAFILGKHARALALTGDKAETQRVLGQVRDSYEQAGARTEPTWTSSYGWAYLRDEEAHCYRELGLGAEAVEAATESLKTRGEDQYARSRSFCTGVLAMGLVQVGEVEQACAVGHQLVGMVERLASCRTQERLREVLKELSPYTAEPAVRDLAEAARPVLVHPI; encoded by the coding sequence GTGACCGCGTGGACCGGGCTGCGACGGTGGCGTGAGGAGCGCAACCTGACCCAGGAACGGCTCGCTGCCCTGATCCGGGAGCGGGCGACCGAGCTGGGGGTGAACCTGGGCTGCGACTTCAAGCGGGTCGGCAAATGGGAGCGCGGCGAGGTCGCCTGGCCGTCGGCCGAGTATCGGCGCGTCCTCGAGTCGGTCACCGGGCTGACGTGCGAGGAACTGGGTTTCCGTCCTCCCTGGAGGGAAACCGGGCAGGACACCGGGCGGGAAACCTGGCCGAGAGCCGCAGCGGAATGGGGTCAAGGGGACACCAAAGGGTCATTCACGCCCCTTGCGCTACTTCATGCACATTCCCCTACGGTGACGGAAAGCTGCGGGCAGGACGAGGAGGATCCTGTGGAACGACGCACCCTGCTCGCGGGCGTTGCCGGCTTGGCCCTCACCGGAGTGACCGTGGACCCGGCCGCTGCGACCGCGCCCCGCACCGTGACGACCGCCGATGTCGCCGTGATCCGCGACATGCTGCGCGCCATCAAAGGATCGGACCACCAGCTCGGCGGCGGGTATGCCCGGGAGACCGCGGTGCACTACCTCAACCAGGTGATCATCCCCCGGCTCCACGCGCGGGCCGATGAGGAGGTCCGTCGTGAGCTGTTCAGCGCGGCGACGGAGTTCGCCGCCTGCGTGGCGTGGATGCACCAGGACGTGGGCCGTCACCACGAGGCGCGCCAGCTGTTCGGCCAGGCGTTCAGCTGGGCGCAGGAGACCGGTGACCACGTGCTGGCCGCCTGGGTGCTCTCCCTGCGCGGCCTCCAGGAGGTCTGGATCGGCGACGCCGAGCAGGCGCTGGGGTTCACCTCGGGCGCGGTCGGCCTGTCGTACCGGGCCACGCCGATCGCCCGGGCGTTCATCCTCGGCAAGCACGCCCGCGCGCTCGCGCTGACCGGCGACAAGGCCGAGACCCAGCGCGTCCTCGGCCAGGTGCGGGACAGCTACGAGCAGGCCGGTGCTCGCACGGAGCCGACCTGGACCAGCTCGTACGGTTGGGCGTACCTGCGTGACGAGGAGGCCCACTGCTACCGGGAGCTGGGCCTCGGCGCAGAGGCGGTCGAGGCCGCGACGGAGTCGCTGAAAACGCGGGGTGAGGACCAGTACGCGCGGTCCCGCTCCTTCTGCACCGGGGTGTTGGCGATGGGGCTGGTGCAGGTCGGCGAGGTCGAGCAGGCGTGCGCCGTCGGGCACCAGCTCGTCGGCATGGTCGAACGGCTCGCCTCCTGCCGCACGCAGGAGCGGCTGCGCGAGGTGTTGAAGGAGCTGAGCCCGTATACCGCCGAGCCGGCCGTGCGCGACCTCGCCGAAGCCGCCCGCCCCGTGCTGGTCCACCCGATCTGA
- a CDS encoding ATP-binding protein — MIRRALFHPRATEAERVRSFVTDALTRWRLLQRVPDDEARLVATELFSNAIRHARHDGERLPVVVCWDDEVLRIEVHDPDPRQPVPSWHGAEEDSGRGLLLVEALSYRWGTLPIHDGGKCVYAELAPLKPDE; from the coding sequence ATGATCCGCCGCGCCTTGTTCCATCCCCGCGCCACCGAGGCCGAGCGGGTCCGGTCGTTCGTGACCGACGCCCTGACCCGCTGGCGGCTGCTCCAGCGGGTCCCCGACGACGAGGCCCGGCTCGTCGCGACCGAACTGTTCTCCAACGCGATCCGGCACGCCCGGCACGACGGCGAGCGGCTGCCCGTGGTGGTCTGCTGGGACGACGAGGTACTGCGCATCGAAGTGCACGACCCCGACCCCCGGCAGCCCGTCCCCTCCTGGCACGGCGCCGAGGAGGACTCAGGCCGGGGCCTGTTGCTGGTGGAGGCCCTCTCCTACCGCTGGGGCACGCTGCCGATACACGACGGGGGCAAGTGCGTGTACGCCGAGCTGGCCCCGCTCAAGCCGGACGAGTAG
- a CDS encoding serine hydroxymethyltransferase produces the protein MHQPAIPHLAQTDPQLAELVEAEARRQFEKIRLIPSENYVSSAVLEATGTVLTNKYSEGYPGKRYYEGQQLIDPIESLAVERAKALFGVDHANVQPYSGSPANLAIYLAFLQPGDTVMGMALPMGGHLTHGWSVSATGKWFRSVQYGVRKEDGRVDFDEVRDLARRERPKLIFCGGTAIPRTVEFDKFAEIAREVDAILVADIAHIAGLIAGGAHPSPVGYADVISTTTHKTLRGPRGAMLMSTAEYASALDKAVFPGLQGGPHNHTTAAIAVALREAATEEFRGYAHQVVANAKALAEALLERGYDLVTGGTDNHLILVDLTSKGIGGKPAAKALDRAGIELNYNTVPFDPRKPFDPSGIRLGTPAITTRGLREEQMPQVAAWMDAAIEAAQRGDEAALDRIAGEVRELLSAYPMPGWAPTP, from the coding sequence ATGCACCAGCCAGCAATCCCCCACCTCGCGCAGACCGACCCGCAGCTCGCCGAGCTGGTGGAAGCCGAGGCGCGGCGGCAATTCGAGAAGATCCGGCTGATCCCGTCGGAGAATTACGTGTCCAGCGCCGTGCTGGAGGCGACCGGCACCGTGCTCACCAACAAGTACTCCGAGGGGTACCCGGGCAAGCGCTACTACGAGGGCCAGCAGCTCATCGACCCGATCGAGTCCCTGGCGGTCGAGCGCGCCAAGGCGCTGTTCGGCGTCGACCACGCCAACGTGCAGCCGTACTCGGGATCGCCCGCGAACCTCGCGATCTACCTCGCGTTCCTGCAGCCCGGTGACACGGTCATGGGCATGGCGCTGCCCATGGGCGGTCACCTCACCCACGGCTGGTCGGTGTCGGCGACCGGCAAGTGGTTCCGCTCGGTCCAGTACGGGGTGCGCAAGGAGGACGGCCGGGTGGACTTCGACGAGGTGCGCGACCTCGCCCGGCGCGAGCGACCGAAGCTGATCTTCTGCGGGGGCACGGCGATTCCGCGCACCGTGGAGTTCGACAAGTTCGCCGAGATCGCCCGCGAGGTGGACGCGATCCTCGTCGCCGACATCGCGCACATCGCGGGCCTGATCGCGGGCGGCGCCCACCCGTCACCGGTCGGATACGCGGACGTGATCTCCACGACCACGCACAAGACCCTGCGCGGCCCGCGCGGCGCCATGCTGATGTCCACCGCCGAGTACGCGTCCGCGCTGGACAAGGCGGTGTTCCCCGGCCTGCAGGGCGGCCCGCACAACCACACCACCGCGGCCATCGCGGTCGCGCTGCGGGAGGCGGCCACCGAGGAGTTCCGCGGGTACGCCCACCAGGTGGTCGCGAACGCCAAGGCGTTGGCTGAGGCGCTGCTCGAACGCGGGTACGACCTGGTGACCGGCGGCACGGACAACCACCTGATCCTGGTGGACCTCACCAGCAAGGGCATCGGCGGCAAGCCCGCCGCCAAGGCCCTGGACCGGGCCGGCATCGAACTGAACTACAACACGGTGCCGTTCGACCCGCGCAAGCCGTTCGACCCCTCCGGCATCCGGCTCGGCACCCCGGCGATCACCACCCGGGGCCTGCGCGAGGAGCAGATGCCGCAGGTCGCGGCGTGGATGGATGCCGCGATCGAGGCCGCGCAGCGGGGCGACGAGGCCGCCCTGGACCGGATCGCCGGCGAGGTGCGCGAGCTGCTGTCCGCCTACCCCATGCCCGGCTGGGCGCCCACCCCGTAA
- a CDS encoding outer membrane protein assembly factor BamB family protein has translation MTDSSAPPAAPAPPAGPAPAAAPGGPARPEPPRLAWVAAALAAYLAVLGGVVWGVWAALRGAADRQVLWSLPYPDGTGPDDRVSYGSWLTGQAVVRGQPDGVVAYDLETGRRLWGVPVPGPAVEVCALSPTAEQGVGAVAYGERCDQVMAVDVAGGRKLWSTRLHTAGDGPSTRVFVVAGTVIAQDTTGVRGLALDGAPRWRAAYPKGCAGRGASADPARVVVLIDCGRSGSALAFDPRSGRLAWRAALPVHPEAVLAAAPVIVQGDDALVVLDDTGRVRSRIPREYEGNELDLEPADQRRHKVLVHGDTLLAVTEAVESGGSNNAVVAYDLRTGSRRWASEGAPEEVFALVSGDDQGVLAVIVGGHGERARLVRFSLDDGTRTDLDRFTRNVAGAPAQAMLYEQDGRFLIVPYQDTGHGRAIIVLGRRAGG, from the coding sequence ATGACCGATTCGTCCGCGCCGCCCGCTGCGCCGGCACCACCCGCCGGCCCGGCCCCCGCCGCCGCGCCGGGCGGCCCGGCCCGGCCGGAGCCGCCCCGCCTGGCTTGGGTCGCCGCGGCGCTGGCGGCGTACCTCGCCGTGCTCGGCGGTGTCGTCTGGGGCGTGTGGGCCGCGCTGCGGGGTGCGGCCGACCGGCAGGTGCTGTGGTCGCTGCCGTACCCGGATGGGACGGGCCCTGACGACCGGGTCTCGTACGGGAGCTGGCTTACCGGCCAGGCCGTGGTGCGCGGCCAGCCGGACGGCGTCGTCGCCTACGACCTGGAAACCGGCCGGCGGCTGTGGGGCGTGCCGGTGCCCGGCCCGGCAGTCGAGGTCTGCGCGCTGAGCCCGACCGCCGAGCAGGGGGTGGGCGCGGTCGCGTACGGCGAGCGGTGCGACCAGGTGATGGCGGTCGACGTGGCCGGCGGGCGCAAGCTGTGGAGCACGCGGCTGCACACGGCGGGAGACGGGCCCAGCACCCGGGTCTTCGTGGTGGCCGGCACGGTGATCGCCCAGGACACCACCGGGGTGCGCGGCCTGGCTCTGGACGGTGCGCCGCGGTGGCGGGCGGCGTACCCGAAGGGCTGCGCCGGCCGGGGCGCGTCCGCCGACCCGGCGCGCGTGGTGGTGCTTATCGACTGCGGCCGGAGCGGTTCGGCGCTCGCGTTCGACCCGCGGTCCGGCCGCCTGGCCTGGCGGGCCGCGCTGCCGGTGCACCCGGAGGCGGTGCTGGCGGCGGCCCCGGTGATCGTCCAGGGAGACGACGCGCTGGTCGTGCTGGACGACACCGGGCGGGTGCGCTCCCGCATCCCGCGGGAGTACGAGGGGAACGAGCTGGACCTGGAGCCGGCCGACCAGCGGCGGCACAAGGTGCTCGTCCACGGTGACACGCTGCTCGCCGTCACCGAGGCGGTGGAGTCGGGCGGCTCGAACAACGCGGTGGTCGCGTACGACCTCAGGACCGGTTCGCGCCGCTGGGCGAGCGAGGGCGCCCCGGAGGAGGTGTTCGCGCTGGTCAGCGGGGACGACCAGGGCGTGCTCGCGGTGATCGTCGGCGGGCACGGCGAACGCGCCCGGCTGGTCCGGTTCTCTCTGGACGACGGGACGCGCACCGATCTGGACCGGTTCACGCGCAACGTGGCCGGGGCACCGGCCCAGGCGATGCTGTACGAGCAAGACGGTCGGTTCCTGATCGTCCCGTACCAGGACACCGGCCACGGTCGGGCGATCATCGTCCTCGGCCGCCGCGCGGGCGGCTGA
- a CDS encoding ATP-binding protein, which produces MAGNAVGRTASAAVATAGETEAREFWLPAQPDSARKARRLTAVAVVGRFSPEVVESALLLVSELVTNSIRYAPDATGIRLEISRGDGVLRVGVWDANPSPPVPQNVAELDVSGRGLTLVAEVSSDWGWESEGAGKRVWFELHD; this is translated from the coding sequence GTGGCTGGAAACGCGGTCGGACGCACCGCCTCGGCAGCGGTCGCGACCGCCGGCGAGACGGAGGCCCGCGAATTCTGGCTGCCGGCCCAGCCGGACTCCGCGCGCAAGGCACGGCGGCTCACCGCGGTGGCCGTGGTAGGCCGGTTTTCCCCGGAGGTGGTCGAGTCGGCGTTGCTGCTCGTCTCCGAGCTGGTGACGAACTCGATCCGGTACGCGCCGGACGCGACCGGGATCCGGTTGGAGATCTCCCGGGGGGACGGGGTGCTGCGCGTCGGCGTCTGGGACGCCAACCCCTCCCCGCCGGTGCCCCAGAACGTGGCGGAGCTGGACGTGTCCGGGCGCGGGCTCACCCTGGTCGCCGAGGTCAGCAGCGACTGGGGCTGGGAGTCGGAGGGCGCGGGTAAGCGCGTCTGGTTCGAACTCCACGACTGA
- a CDS encoding helix-turn-helix domain-containing protein, whose protein sequence is MVSTPTVRRRRVGAELRRIREAAGMTLEDAAKVLECSISKISRMETGHVKARVRDIRELLDAYGLADEQRRNALLNLARNADQQDWWIDFSDVLSSLAQHYLSLESDAAWFCCFQPLVVPGLLQTEDYARAVISAGQIEETPEKVEKRVGIRMARQEILFRPNPVRLWVVLDEAVLRREVGGREVMRGQLKRLADAAVMPNITLQVLPYEVGAHAGIDGPFVLIGFPEREDPDVVFLENMTSSLYLENNEAVYRYKLAFDHIRAEALSPRRSEELIRKLAKEFV, encoded by the coding sequence ATGGTTTCCACCCCGACCGTGCGCCGCCGACGAGTGGGCGCCGAACTGCGCCGGATACGCGAGGCAGCCGGAATGACCCTCGAGGACGCGGCCAAGGTGCTCGAGTGCTCGATCTCGAAGATCAGCCGTATGGAGACCGGGCACGTGAAGGCGCGAGTACGTGACATACGGGAGTTGCTGGACGCGTACGGGCTCGCTGACGAGCAGAGACGCAACGCTCTCCTCAACCTGGCCCGGAACGCCGACCAGCAGGACTGGTGGATCGACTTCAGCGACGTGCTGTCCAGCCTCGCGCAGCACTACCTGAGCTTGGAGAGCGACGCGGCGTGGTTTTGCTGCTTCCAGCCCCTGGTCGTGCCCGGGCTGCTGCAAACCGAGGACTACGCGCGCGCCGTCATCTCCGCCGGGCAGATCGAGGAAACACCGGAGAAGGTCGAAAAACGGGTCGGGATCCGCATGGCCCGGCAGGAAATTCTCTTCCGACCGAACCCGGTGCGGCTCTGGGTCGTGCTGGACGAAGCGGTACTGCGTCGCGAGGTCGGCGGCCGGGAAGTCATGCGCGGCCAGCTCAAACGTCTCGCCGACGCCGCCGTCATGCCCAACATCACCCTCCAGGTGCTCCCGTACGAGGTCGGAGCCCACGCCGGAATCGACGGCCCCTTTGTGCTGATCGGTTTTCCCGAGCGGGAGGACCCGGACGTGGTCTTCCTGGAGAACATGACCAGCAGTCTGTACCTGGAGAACAACGAGGCGGTATATCGCTACAAGCTGGCGTTCGACCACATCCGGGCGGAGGCGCTCTCGCCCCGCCGTTCAGAGGAATTGATCAGAAAATTGGCCAAGGAGTTCGTTTGA
- a CDS encoding DUF397 domain-containing protein, giving the protein MQRNPGAAKPDLNRAVWRKSTHSGSDIDCVEVADLGEVIAVRDSKNPSGPHLMFTFREWTAFLSGVRGGEFDLA; this is encoded by the coding sequence ATGCAGAGGAATCCCGGTGCGGCGAAGCCGGACCTGAACCGGGCCGTGTGGCGGAAGAGCACCCACAGCGGCTCGGACATCGACTGCGTCGAGGTCGCGGACCTCGGCGAGGTGATCGCGGTCCGCGATTCGAAAAACCCGAGCGGCCCCCATCTCATGTTCACCTTCCGCGAGTGGACGGCGTTCCTCAGCGGTGTGCGGGGCGGCGAATTCGACCTCGCCTGA
- a CDS encoding FdhF/YdeP family oxidoreductase, which translates to MPKNPPIADPGDKHLAVSKPKRWAAGVPAVAAAMKHSLEQMGPRRTVLTLLDVNQAKGFDCPGCAWPEPDPEHRHKAEFCENGAKAVAEEATKRRITREFFARYPVSELATKSDYWLGQQGRLTEPMVKRPGSDRYEPISWDDAFGLVADELTRLDNPDQAVFYTSGRTSNEAAFLYQLFARAYGTNNMPDCSNMCHESSGVALQETLGVGKGSVTLEDLYQADLILVAGQNPGTNHPRMLSALEKAKANGARIVAINPLPEAGLLRFKNPQRPRGVLGSGTPLADLFLQIRLGGDLALFQALNRLLLEAEDARPGTVLDREFIERYTDGFEDFAAHVRKMSWDDALAATGLTRPEIEQLHSWVLASERIIVCWAMGLTQHKHSVPMIREIVNFLALRGNLGRPGAGVCPVRGHSNVQGDRTMGIWEKPPAWFLDALQREFGFEPPRHHGYDTVHAIEAMLAGDVRVFFAMGGNFVRATPDSARTEEAMRRLRLTVHVSTKLNRSHTVTGEIALILPTLGRTELDVQASGPQFVTVEDSMGSVHASRGRLAPASPHLLSEVSIICRLARRVLGDRVSVPWEEYEADYSRIRDRIAKVVPGFEDFNAKVTRPGGFLLPHPVRERRFPTPTGKARFTRNELEVIRVPDGHLLLQTLRSHDQYNTTIYGLDDRYRGVSQGRRVVFVHPEDLAALGFADGDLVDLVSVWEDGERRAEAFRAVAYPTARGCAATYFPEANVLVPLGSRAEGSNTPTSKSIIVRLERAAS; encoded by the coding sequence GTGCCGAAGAATCCGCCGATCGCTGACCCTGGTGACAAGCACCTTGCCGTCAGCAAGCCCAAGAGGTGGGCAGCGGGCGTGCCTGCCGTGGCCGCAGCCATGAAGCACTCCCTGGAGCAGATGGGCCCGCGCCGGACCGTGCTCACGTTGCTCGACGTGAACCAGGCCAAGGGCTTCGACTGCCCGGGGTGCGCCTGGCCGGAGCCGGACCCGGAGCACCGGCACAAGGCCGAGTTCTGCGAGAACGGGGCCAAGGCGGTCGCCGAGGAAGCCACCAAGCGACGGATCACCCGAGAGTTCTTCGCCCGGTACCCGGTGAGCGAACTGGCCACCAAGTCCGACTACTGGCTCGGCCAGCAGGGCCGGCTCACCGAGCCGATGGTCAAGCGGCCCGGCTCGGACCGGTACGAGCCGATCAGCTGGGATGACGCGTTCGGGCTGGTCGCCGACGAGCTGACCCGGCTCGACAACCCGGACCAGGCCGTCTTCTACACCTCGGGCCGGACCAGCAACGAGGCGGCGTTCCTGTACCAGCTGTTCGCCCGCGCGTACGGCACCAACAACATGCCCGACTGCTCGAACATGTGCCACGAGTCCAGCGGCGTGGCGCTGCAGGAGACCCTCGGCGTCGGCAAGGGCAGCGTGACGCTGGAGGACCTGTACCAGGCCGATCTCATCCTGGTCGCCGGGCAGAACCCGGGCACCAACCACCCGCGCATGCTCTCCGCGCTGGAGAAGGCCAAGGCCAACGGCGCGCGGATCGTCGCGATAAACCCGCTGCCCGAAGCGGGGCTGCTGCGGTTCAAGAACCCGCAGCGGCCGCGCGGCGTCCTCGGCTCGGGCACACCCCTGGCCGACCTGTTCCTCCAGATCCGCCTCGGCGGCGACCTCGCCCTGTTCCAGGCGCTCAACCGGCTGCTGCTGGAGGCGGAGGACGCGCGCCCGGGCACCGTGCTGGACCGGGAGTTCATCGAGCGGTACACCGACGGGTTCGAGGACTTCGCCGCGCACGTGCGGAAGATGTCCTGGGACGACGCGCTGGCCGCCACCGGGCTCACCCGGCCGGAGATCGAGCAACTGCACTCCTGGGTGCTCGCCTCGGAGCGGATCATCGTGTGCTGGGCGATGGGGCTCACCCAGCACAAGCACTCGGTGCCGATGATCCGGGAGATCGTGAACTTCCTGGCGTTGCGCGGCAACCTGGGTCGCCCCGGCGCAGGCGTGTGCCCGGTCCGCGGCCACAGCAACGTCCAGGGCGACCGCACGATGGGCATCTGGGAGAAGCCGCCCGCCTGGTTCCTGGACGCGCTCCAGCGGGAGTTCGGGTTCGAGCCGCCGCGCCACCACGGGTACGACACCGTGCACGCGATCGAGGCCATGCTCGCCGGCGACGTGCGCGTGTTCTTCGCCATGGGCGGCAACTTCGTGCGCGCCACCCCGGACTCGGCCCGCACCGAGGAAGCCATGCGCCGGCTGCGGCTCACCGTCCACGTGTCGACCAAGCTCAACCGGTCGCACACGGTGACCGGGGAGATCGCGCTGATCCTGCCCACGCTCGGCCGGACCGAGCTGGACGTCCAGGCCAGCGGCCCGCAGTTCGTCACCGTCGAGGACTCGATGGGCTCGGTGCACGCCTCGCGGGGCCGCCTCGCCCCGGCCTCACCGCACCTGCTGAGCGAGGTGTCGATCATCTGCCGGCTCGCCCGGCGGGTGCTCGGCGACCGGGTGTCCGTGCCGTGGGAGGAGTACGAGGCCGACTACTCCCGCATCCGTGACCGGATCGCCAAGGTCGTGCCCGGTTTCGAGGACTTCAACGCCAAGGTGACCCGGCCCGGCGGGTTCCTGCTCCCCCACCCGGTGCGGGAACGCCGTTTCCCCACCCCCACCGGCAAGGCGCGGTTCACCCGCAACGAGCTGGAGGTCATCCGGGTGCCGGACGGGCACCTGCTGCTGCAGACCCTGCGGTCGCACGACCAGTACAACACCACGATCTACGGCCTGGACGACCGGTACCGGGGCGTCAGCCAGGGCCGCCGCGTGGTGTTCGTCCACCCCGAGGACCTGGCCGCGCTGGGGTTCGCCGACGGCGACCTGGTCGATCTGGTGAGCGTCTGGGAGGACGGGGAGCGCCGGGCCGAGGCGTTCCGCGCGGTGGCGTACCCGACCGCGCGCGGCTGCGCGGCCACGTACTTCCCCGAGGCCAACGTGCTGGTGCCGCTGGGCAGCCGGGCCGAGGGCAGCAACACGCCCACCTCCAAGTCGATCATCGTCCGCCTGGAGCGGGCGGCGAGCTGA